The nucleotide sequence GTATTTTCTATGCTGACATTTGAAACATATGTATCACAATGTGCAAAAATATATCTAGCGTATTCTAACCTGAATTTAGAATGTCGTTTACTAAATAAAGTGAGAAATCCGCTAAATACTCCTATGcagattttgtatatatatatatatatatatttacatatcgaATCAATGTGATCATTTCTAGTCATCTGTACACGAGGAGAATAATGGTTATAACTGCAAGATAGTAAAAATGTGATTACATCCTGCGATGTTGCTTAGAAAACTGGAGAAACCCGTTGCTGCAGCGCCCTCTTCCAAACATATTGCGCGTTGCAGCGGTTAATCCTCATCATGGAAAGCGCTTCCTATCATTGATTTATTCGCCCATGAGGCTGTAGTTTGTTACTAATATCATAACTTTATATGATTATATAAGAATAAAAGGACAAGCTCCTTTATCGCTATTAAACATCGGTATCAATAATCGGCCTTGCGACATCTAAACGGACGATCGACATGTTTAATATCTATAATATCTGTGGATCTTTATGAAGCAGATAAGGGAAGCACATGTGCATGGGATTGATACACTATGGTCATCATAAATAATGCTAATAAAACACGGATATATGCCTCGATCGCATCGCTTGTCCAGTTTGTATATTAAACCTATTATAATCATTCCATAATCATCTTCACCATAAATTACTCCCTAATATGCTTCCATGTGCAGCCTGATACCCAGCACCGCTTTAAAATACTACGTCAATACTACAAGAATTGAGCATTACGTAATATTGTAATTAGTATATAACATAAATATGAATTATTGTCTGAAATATGAAAATAACTCAACGTTCTAATTATTTAAATATACAAAGTAAAACAGATCTTTCAGTTATTATTGGAAAGAATTGAAAAATACTTCTGTACGATTCTTCTAGTCTTTTTTAAGCTTTTACAACATGCGGTAAAGTAATTGAAAGCACATTTTAATTTTCTTCTGCACATCCGTCActaaaattctgtaaaaaaagacaaaaaaaatgcaaatctaAATAATGTTCGTTTAAACAATgtgaatatcagacatagtagcaattgtaaatgaaataaatttatatatatatatatatatatatatatatatatatatatatatatatatcagtattttatttcattttgcttctcttttattttttatgcaaaATACAAAAATGCAAATATTTATTCATAACCCGAATTCCTTTTTTCATCCAAAATCAGTTTAAGTCACTTCAAAGATATGTAACTCTATGCAAGATATTTCCAGCCCAGATTCTGTTTTGCATTAATTCAGTAGTTATAATATCGCACATATTGtgacctattttttttatttttttttaagagactCCCATCACTGCTGGTGAAGTTTGGCATGCAAATATTAAAGGGTTATGCAAAAGATATAGCATATTTAAATATGTACAttctgaattattattattattcaattAAAACATTCTGATGTATCATCTGTCATCTATTGACCTAATATTAATACCTATAGATATAAAGTAGAATAAATGTAAATGAATGTACTTGCCTTGTGTGCTCTGTGGAATAATCCTTATTGTATAAGAAGAAAGGAGAGATGTGTAATTTCTGGAGTCTCCCTCAATGTTAATGTAATGGAGGCTCTATGCTAATTTTCTTCTATGCAATTGATTTAACTGTCTCAATCAAGTGTCTGAGGCTTTAAGGCTAAGGACAAGTATATGATTAAACTTGGAGACAAAGACGAATCTTTTATTCACATACTAGAGCTTGCTATTGATTATTCCTTACAGGCTCTTCCATAGAAATGCACAGTATTGTTTTCTAACATTTAAGTAATGATGAACATTAGACAGGTGACTGCAGACGGTCATGCTACTGGGGAATTGTCATTACCATTACATTTCATGGGGACACTGTCCTCAAAATTCTACTATTCCTGCTGCAGGAGAGACATTGAGATCACCTATGCTTACTTTATTCTGGAAGAGTGCGCCTcctacaggctaaatcacatatcgcTCTCTGGCTCTAGAGAAAATAAACATCTCTATATATTTTCGGCTTGGAGTGTGTAATTATTGTGGAGgtaccacacacacatatagaaatATATCAATATATCCATTAGCACTTGACATGCCCTCTCCCTGCCACCCTACAACAGAGGTAGGTGTATGTATGTGTCTCCTCTGTCCATCTCTATGAGAAGTGGGGTCAGGTTATGACATGTGCTCTGCAGAAGGGAAACATATGAATATGACAGTGTTCACAAGTCAGAAGGTGGCAGATTGGAAGAATGCTTAGTATTGCTGTGTACGAGTTGTTCTCCTGTGTATTCCCTCTGACATATTGGAAACTTTGAAAAGTTTCCTCCATAGTTCACGCGATGGGGCATATATGCACATATAAAATGTATGGACATATATATTGAAGCCTGCACAATTACACACAGATATGCATATGACTAGGTGATGCTGCCATTTGTGATGTCCAAGTGCAGAGTGCGTAATGGAGAGTCCGGATTACTTACATTACTCAGCTCCCCCTCTGGCTGGGGGTGGGAGGGGGAGGGGGCGGGTTACCCTGGATATGCAGATGACATGTCGGTGATGGACAGCTCGGCTTTCCAATGTTCCTCAGTAAACTCCAGTGCTGCTTCTCCCCTTATCTCCTCAGTTCAcacagtgtacagtccctcctcctcctgctgctggcTCTGGGGGAGCTGGCTGCTGGAGCTCCATATGCAGCAGCGAGCATTTTCCTGATCACCTAAAGCACTGTGCACTTGATGATCGTCTTCTCCCCTAGATCGTGCCGACTCCCGTGATTGGATCGTACGTGTAGATGATCTGATCTGCGGCtggaggggaggggaggaggcAGGCCACTTTTATTTCCCTGCCTGAGTCAGGACAGAAGAGACAAGGCACAGCTGATAGAGAATAAGAGCAGGAGTCTTTATTGACCTCGCCCCCCTCCCTCCTTCACCCTCACTGAGCCCCGGTGATCACCAGGCAGAGCTGCCATGTCCTATCCTCAGGGTTACCTTTACCAGCCCCCTGGCTCCCTGGCGCTCTACTCCTGCCCGGCTTATGGGGCCTCAGCACTGGCCGCCCCCAGGAGTGACGAACTGGCCCGGTCCTCGTCTGGCTCTGCCTTCAGCCCTTACCCTGGATCGGCTGCCTTCAGTGCCCAAGCGGCCACAGGCTTCAGTAGCCCCCTTCAGTACTCCAGCGACCCGGCCGGATTCACATCCTACATGGTAAGTACAGACTGATCCCTATGCCCTGTACTAACTATGCCTGGACTGGCATCATCCctactgtgctatcactttctccTTACAAGTTACAACTTTTAATAACACGACTTCAATAACTTTAACAACACATTGTGCCACCCCCACCCTTTCTGATAGTTCTACTGCCCTAAATGTTGCCATCATCACCACATTGTAATCGGtagtatatattataatagtgccatcacGGCCATATTATTATTTACTTATAGAGTTGTGCCACCACTACGTATTCCCAATATAATCGCTAGCCCATATTACAAGTGTGCCATCACATTATAATTATTTCTAACATCTAGTTGTGCCCCCACTCGTCATTATAACTGTTAGTACATATTTCAAATTGTGCCATCACCACCACATTATGATTGTTATTACATACAGGAATTGTGCCATCAGCACTTTTTccctattattatagtgttaataCATATTAGAGTTGTGCAGTCACCATATTGTAAAGATGTTATAAATGTTTAATGTAAATGTTATTAATCATGACACATATAATAAAGCCACATCGATCCACtgatattattagtattattattagtattattattagtgatagaatttgtattattattattattataactgaAAGAAGTTTATTATGATTTATACTCTTGTATTTTGTATTATTGGTATGCGCTTCTAGTAAATAAAGAAATCATTCATATTCACAGTATTTCTTTTACTTGGATTTGTAAACGATCACAATAAGTAGATAGATGACTCatatgtagaggagctggggacgTGTAATGGGAATCAGTATCCATAGGTATAATTGTGGGTTTCCTATACAAAAACTGTAATGAGCTCCTAGTGTAAAAGTGTAAACTTTGCTGGAAGGAGAACAGGGCTCTGTCTtaatttttgtcactttgctttgaGTGTTTTAAGTCCATTAAAATAATGTAGCAGGACAATGGATGTGTTGGGTGTGTAAAACTTATCACTAACTTGCTGGAGGGATATATTTAACTTTGCTGCATTATGCAGAGTTAAATAAAGGCAATTTGAACGCTAAAGAGCGAATTAAAATGCAAATTGCACGCCATTTCAACAATTCCAAGTCATGCATATCTGCTGATTTGCAAATTGGATTTACAATGCATTAGATCAGTGACTTGTCCATTGTTCTATGTACCAGCTTCCAAGAAAAGAACTGAATGTGTACTGGGCATGTATAGGAAGAGTGCATGGAGTAAAAACAGAAGATCTGTTCTAATAATTAGGTTTTATTTGTAGGATCCATACAGAGCCAAGCGCAAGGGCTCTCAGGATGACGGCTGAGGTGTTTAACTGTAACATAATGGCTTCTGGCAGCTGCGATGTAGTTAAGATTCAGCAAGGGAATAGGGTTAATCAAAATACAATTTTAGTTAAAAATTATTGCACCGAAATAGTTTATGGCTCCGCTGCTTCTTGTGTAATATATAAACATGAATATGACATGAATTTCTCCATCACATAGCTCTGAAAGTATATTTTTCTGATTTGTTTAAAGGCTTCTCCTTATGATGCACACACGACTGGCATGACAGGAGCCATCAGCTACCATCCATATGGCAGCCCAGCTTATCCTTACCAATTAAATGACCCAGCTTACAGAAAAAATGCTACCAGGGACGCTACGGCCACATTGAAGGCCTGGTTACAAGAGCATAGGAAAAACCCTTATCCCACCAAGGGTGAGAAGATCATGTTGGCCATCATCACCAAGATGACCCTCACCCAGGTCTCCACGTGGTTTGCCAACGCCAGAAGGAGGCTAAAGAAAGAGAATAAGATGACCTGGGCACCAAGGAATAAAAGCGAGGACGAGGATGAAGAGGACGGAGATGGAGAAAGGGGCAAAGACCATGGAGATAAAATGCAGGACAGCAATGAGACATCTGCTGATGATGAAGGTGAGACCTTATTGTCTAGGTCTCTGTACAGCAGGCCGTGGGCATAGTTAACACATTAAGTGCCAGTCATAACCCGATTAACGCTGTtactaaagtcaatataatacacataaaatgtaaataaaaattgtGTCAACATTATAGTTACAATATCGTAAATACATATGAAATAAGAGATCAGTATCTATCGATATAGAGAACTTGCTATGGCTTTATTATATGATCTTTCTCTTTGATCTTCCAGGAATAAGCCTGCACGTCGATTCACTGACAGATCATTCGTGTTCCGCAGAATCAGATGGGGAGAAGTTGCCTTGCAGACCTGGGGAGCACCTTTGTGAATCAGGCACTGAATCCAAGGACAAATACGAGGATGAAGACGATGACGAAgacattgatgatgatgatgacagagTTCTACCCGTGAAGCCTGTGACCTCCTCACCCCTGACTGGCATAGAGGCCTCTGTACTCAATCATCAGCATGAAGGGAGCCCCAGAAGTTCCAACAAATCCACACTGGACAATAGGATATCCCCCAGTTCGCAGACACAGGCCAGCAAACCCAAGTTATGGTCCCTGGCAGAGATAGCCACCTCCGATGTTAAACACCAAAACATTGGCCACAGTTGCCAGCCTTCTGCTGTGTCCTCTGCCACCTCCTCAGCTGCATCTCACAACTCTGCCTACCCTTCCTCTTCCATCCTGGGGAGACATATATACTACACATCGCCTTTTTATAGCAATTACACGAACTATGGGAATTTCAATGCTCTTCAGAGTCAAGGAATCCTCAGATATAATTCAACGACAGTGACTTCTAATGAGGGACTAAGTCAAACGGTATTAAACAGTAACTCTCTGCACAAACATACCAGTGACTCTTTGAAAACATCCAGCAGTCAGCTAGATCAACACTACAGGTCTACCAGCTATGAATCCAAAAAAGGTAGGTTCCTTCATATACCTTCCTAGTCTTTCTAGTGACTGTTAGACGGTTTAAGGTTATATAAAGCAACGGTGTTAATACATAGACTCCTCTTAATAGTTTGACTGTGGAGTGTAACCATGCAATGCCCTAACAGATACTCAATGCAGTATAGAGACATAGGATGAATGCAATATTTTTCCCTTGTGTGAGGCACTTGGCCTGTTTTCATGCCCTCTTTATGGATCTTATTCCTTCTAATTGAAAGCGTAGTATCTAATGTAGCTTCTAAACCTCCTGCCTATGAATTGAGCTCATAGGAGGATTGAACATATAATCTAGTTAGCTGGCTGTGTCCTGTGACTAACTGATGGTTATATTTTGACAGATCCCACGGAAGTGTGCACAGTAGGAATACAACCATACCTATAGATGTGCAATCACACAGCAAGTAAGTGAAAACACTCTCTATTGACTTGATCATCTGGGACTAAGTCCAAGACCTATTGTACAACCTGTGAGTGGCCATTACTTGCTTCATTACGTGGCTCTCTGATTAGAACCTCAAGCAGCAGTCTGGTCTGACATCTATTATTTTAAGCCTAAATAATTGAACTTAGACTCTAATTCATTTATCAGCCTTTTAGTAAAATATCATACATAATTATAATGTTTACTatagtatattttatattatgttatatatatattaatatttttaatGAACAAATttcatattacattttttttgtatagtcTAATagtatgtttatttatatatactgtaaCACCTTACTATTGTCATTATTAATCACATTTTTGCTCATTAcaatcgttttttttaatttataataaaattacatttagtTTTACACATTATatgtaatatattattttatattatgtttCTTATAGCATATTTATATCATGCATGGCTTATGTTTATATGATAACAATATGTTTTGTTATAATTGTATCATATTATATAGCaagagcaatatatatatattttaaataaataaatatatatttatagtgatAATG is from Rhinoderma darwinii isolate aRhiDar2 chromosome 5, aRhiDar2.hap1, whole genome shotgun sequence and encodes:
- the IRX2 gene encoding iroquois-class homeodomain protein IRX-2; translation: MSYPQGYLYQPPGSLALYSCPAYGASALAAPRSDELARSSSGSAFSPYPGSAAFSAQAATGFSSPLQYSSDPAGFTSYMASPYDAHTTGMTGAISYHPYGSPAYPYQLNDPAYRKNATRDATATLKAWLQEHRKNPYPTKGEKIMLAIITKMTLTQVSTWFANARRRLKKENKMTWAPRNKSEDEDEEDGDGERGKDHGDKMQDSNETSADDEGISLHVDSLTDHSCSAESDGEKLPCRPGEHLCESGTESKDKYEDEDDDEDIDDDDDRVLPVKPVTSSPLTGIEASVLNHQHEGSPRSSNKSTLDNRISPSSQTQASKPKLWSLAEIATSDVKHQNIGHSCQPSAVSSATSSAASHNSAYPSSSILGRHIYYTSPFYSNYTNYGNFNALQSQGILRYNSTTVTSNEGLSQTVLNSNSLHKHTSDSLKTSSSQLDQHYRSTSYESKKDPTEVCTVGIQPYL